From a region of the Coffea arabica cultivar ET-39 chromosome 3e, Coffea Arabica ET-39 HiFi, whole genome shotgun sequence genome:
- the LOC113736979 gene encoding altered inheritance rate of mitochondria protein 25 isoform X3, producing MNCFKGLTCFTKQLKCSTSVLGRLENGVLVAKNDSFLCSLAQRGYVAATSLVRDGYTSAHPQKISNSARDTPWKIKLPFGLSRNTLGPEKCAMSISFRHNHGRNSDPDLSRDFLVQLWVEDNKRLISEENRSRKIRKHLHNDVAPVGSQSSFEVPRGSLEEMKPALEQPPTSQPVTGFLKPTSLEEALVAPLLARSNLLITRDIEWANLTVGFEQENRYAVVDLCYPHSPVGYIREKSNVIARQLLRSRRPFSASITDALGSELFRVRRPFWWITSSIYTEINGKEIGVVHRRWHLWKRIYDLYLGNMQFAVVENPGFWNWTFTLKDINGEVLAEIDRNWRGFGFELFTDAGQYVIRFGSADPSYPDGESQELQVNHPLTLAQRAVAVALALSLDNDYFSRHGGVSIPFFVVGE from the exons ATGAACTGCTTTAAAGGTTTGACTTGTTTCACCAAGCAATTGAAGTGCAGCACCTCTGTGCTCGGACGGCTTGAGAATGGTGTTCTTGTTGCTAAAAATGATAGTTTCCTCTGTTCATTAGCACAAAGAGGATATGTAGCAGCAACATCACTTGTTCGAGATGGATATACAAGTGCACATCCTCAAAAGATATCGAATTCAGCAAGAGATACACCATGGAAGATTAAGCTTCCATTTGGCCTTTCAAGGAATACTTTAGGACCAGAGAAATGTGCAATGTCTATATCTTTTCGACATAACCATGGCAGGAACTCTGATCCAGACTTGAGCAGAGACTTTCTTGTGCAGCTTTGGGTTGAAGATAACAAAAGACTAATTTCTGAagaaaatagaagtcgaaagATTCGCAAGCATCTTCACAATGATGTTGCACCTGTTGGTAGTCAATCTTCCTTTGAAGTTCCACGTGGATCTTTAGAAGAGATGAAGCCAGCCTTGGAGCAACCGCCTACCAGCCAACCTGTCACGGGGTTTCTTAAACCTACGTCTTTAGAGGAG GCTCTGGTTGCTCCTCTTCTTGCAAGATCCAATCTCCTGATTACAAGGGATATAGAATGGGCAAATCTTACTGTTGGTTTTGAGCAG GAGAATCGATATGCGGTAGTTGATCTCTGCTATCCTCACTCA CCTGTAGGTTATATTCGGGAAAAGAGTAATGTCATTGCAAGACAG CTTTTGCGATCAAGGCGTCCTTTCTCTGCGAGTATAACCGATGCTTTGGGTAGCGAACTCTTTAGG GTTCGCAGGCCTTTTTGGTGGATCACCAGTTCAATTTATACTGAGATTAATGGAAAG GAAATTGGTGTTGTTCATAGGAGATGGCATCTTTGGAAGAGAATTTACGATTTATATTTGGG GAATATGCAGTTTGCAGTGGTTGAGAATCCTGGATTCTGGAACTGGACGTTTACTTTGAAGGACATTAATGGAGAAGTGCTGGCTGAAATAGATCGTAACTGGAGGGGTTTTGGTTTTGAG CTTTTTACTGACGCTGGCCAGTATGTTATCCGATTTGGCTCTGCTGATCCCAGTTATCCTGATGGAGAG AGTCAAGAGTTACAAGTGAATCATCCGTTGACTCTGGCACAGAGAGCAGTAGCTGTTGCTTTAGCTCTCTCACTGGATAATGACTATTTCTCAAGACATGGCGGCGT GAGCATTCCTTTCTTTGTGGTCGGAGAATGA
- the LOC113736980 gene encoding UDP-glycosyltransferase 74F2-like — protein sequence MEGRNQSYRAHVLAIPYPTQGHINPMLQFCKRLVSKGCKATLAITNFISKTMQPKSETVQIDTISDGFDEGGFTQAESIHSYLEHLQDAGLKTLRELLNRQKNAGTPVDCIIYDSFLPWVVDITQEFGLVSAAFFTQPCAVNFVYYYVYHGLLTLPISSCPVSIPGLPLLDRLDMPAFIAFEGTYPAYFQLVLRQFLNIDKADYVLVNTFYKLEAEALDAMSKVCPLLTIGPTVPSVYLDNRVANDEEYGLDLFELDPSMSIKWLHSKPKGSVVFTAFGSMVTFDEKQMEELAMGLKQSNFYFLWVVRACEEAKLPRNFVQETREKGLLVRWSPQMKVLANEAIGCFFSHAGWNSSIEALSMGVPMVVMPQWTDQTTNAKLVQDVWKVGKRVKVDENGLVGREEVEGCVRQVMEGESGKEMKDNAIKWMNLAKEAVCENGTSDKCIHEFLSRWKV from the exons ATGGAGGGTAGGAACCAATCTTACAGAGCCCACGTCTTGGCAATTCCTTATCCAACCCAAGGCCACATAAATCCCATGTTGCAATTTTGCAAGAGGTTAGTCTCCAAAGGCTGCAAAGCCACTCTAGCAATCACAAATTTCATCTCCAAAACCATGCAGCCAAAATCAGAAACTGTTCAAATTGATACCATTTCTGATGGATTTGATGAAGGTGGCTTCACTCAAGCAGAGAGCATCCATTCATATTTAGAACATCTACAAGATGCTGGCTTGAAAACTCTGAGGGAACTTCTAAATAGGCAGAAAAACGCAGGGACTCCTGTTGATTGCATAATCTATGATTCTTTCTTGCCTTGGGTTGTGGATATTACTCAAGAGTTTGGTCTAGTTTCAGCTGCTTTCTTCACTCAACCTTGTGCtgttaattttgtatattattatgtATATCATGGGCTTCTGACACTGCCGATTTCTTCATGTCCCGTATCCATTCCTGGATTGCCACTTCTTGATCGCCTGGACATGCCAGCATTTATTGCTTTTGAGGGTACATATCCTGCATATTTCCAGCTGGTTCTGAGGCAGTTTTTGAACATAGACAAAGCTGATTATGTGCTTGTGAATACATTCTACAAGTTGGAAGCCGAG GCCTTGGATGCCATGTCAAAAGTTTGTCCATTACTTACCATTGGTCCAACCGTTCCATCGGTATACTTGGACAACCGAGTTGCAAATGATGAAGAATATGGGCTCGACCTATTTGAATTAGACCCCTCAATGAGCATCAAATGGTTACATAGCAAGCCTAAGGGTTCTGTCGTTTTCACAGCATTTGGTAGTATGGTCACTTTTGATGAGAAACAAATGGAGGAATTAGCAATGGGACTGAAACAAAGCAATTTCTACTTCTTATGGGTGGTGAGGGCTTGTGAGGAAGCCAAGCTTCCAAGAAACTTTGtgcaagaaacaagagaaaagggcTTGTTGGTAAGATGGAGTCCACAGATGAAAGTACTAGCCAATGAGGCAATTGGATGCTTTTTCTCACATGCTGGATGGAATTCTAGTATTGAAGCTTTGAGCATGGGAGTGCCTATGGTTGTCATGCCTCAATGGACTGATCAAACTACTAATGCTAAACTTGTCCAAGATGTTTGGAAAGTGGGGAAAAGAGTTAAAGTTGATGAGAATGGTCTTGTAGGGAGGGAAGAGGTTGAGGGTTGTGTAAGGCAAGTTATGGAAGGAGAGAGcggaaaggaaatgaaagacaACGCTATTAAATGGATGAATTTGGCCAAGGAGGCAGTCTGTGAGAATGGGACATCTGATAAATGCATTCATGAGTTTTTATCAAGATGGAAAGTGTAA
- the LOC113736979 gene encoding uncharacterized protein isoform X1, with amino-acid sequence MVSSSDLAVPLFAIEARRGSFLRNLNAIPFTPYLGLGWQNVILQHDQMNCFKGLTCFTKQLKCSTSVLGRLENGVLVAKNDSFLCSLAQRGYVAATSLVRDGYTSAHPQKISNSARDTPWKIKLPFGLSRNTLGPEKCAMSISFRHNHGRNSDPDLSRDFLVQLWVEDNKRLISEENRSRKIRKHLHNDVAPVGSQSSFEVPRGSLEEMKPALEQPPTSQPVTGFLKPTSLEEALVAPLLARSNLLITRDIEWANLTVGFEQENRYAVVDLCYPHSPVGYIREKSNVIARQLLRSRRPFSASITDALGSELFRVRRPFWWITSSIYTEINGKEIGVVHRRWHLWKRIYDLYLGNMQFAVVENPGFWNWTFTLKDINGEVLAEIDRNWRGFGFELFTDAGQYVIRFGSADPSYPDGESQELQVNHPLTLAQRAVAVALALSLDNDYFSRHGGVSIPFFVVGE; translated from the exons ATGGTCTCTTCCTCGGATTTGGCCGTACCCCTATTCGCCATTGAAGCCCGCAGGGGAAGCTTTCTTCGTAATCTGAACG CAATTCCTTTCACCCCCTACTTGGGGTTGGGATGGCAAAATGTCATTTTGCAGCATGACCAGATGAACTGCTTTAAAGGTTTGACTTGTTTCACCAAGCAATTGAAGTGCAGCACCTCTGTGCTCGGACGGCTTGAGAATGGTGTTCTTGTTGCTAAAAATGATAGTTTCCTCTGTTCATTAGCACAAAGAGGATATGTAGCAGCAACATCACTTGTTCGAGATGGATATACAAGTGCACATCCTCAAAAGATATCGAATTCAGCAAGAGATACACCATGGAAGATTAAGCTTCCATTTGGCCTTTCAAGGAATACTTTAGGACCAGAGAAATGTGCAATGTCTATATCTTTTCGACATAACCATGGCAGGAACTCTGATCCAGACTTGAGCAGAGACTTTCTTGTGCAGCTTTGGGTTGAAGATAACAAAAGACTAATTTCTGAagaaaatagaagtcgaaagATTCGCAAGCATCTTCACAATGATGTTGCACCTGTTGGTAGTCAATCTTCCTTTGAAGTTCCACGTGGATCTTTAGAAGAGATGAAGCCAGCCTTGGAGCAACCGCCTACCAGCCAACCTGTCACGGGGTTTCTTAAACCTACGTCTTTAGAGGAG GCTCTGGTTGCTCCTCTTCTTGCAAGATCCAATCTCCTGATTACAAGGGATATAGAATGGGCAAATCTTACTGTTGGTTTTGAGCAG GAGAATCGATATGCGGTAGTTGATCTCTGCTATCCTCACTCA CCTGTAGGTTATATTCGGGAAAAGAGTAATGTCATTGCAAGACAG CTTTTGCGATCAAGGCGTCCTTTCTCTGCGAGTATAACCGATGCTTTGGGTAGCGAACTCTTTAGG GTTCGCAGGCCTTTTTGGTGGATCACCAGTTCAATTTATACTGAGATTAATGGAAAG GAAATTGGTGTTGTTCATAGGAGATGGCATCTTTGGAAGAGAATTTACGATTTATATTTGGG GAATATGCAGTTTGCAGTGGTTGAGAATCCTGGATTCTGGAACTGGACGTTTACTTTGAAGGACATTAATGGAGAAGTGCTGGCTGAAATAGATCGTAACTGGAGGGGTTTTGGTTTTGAG CTTTTTACTGACGCTGGCCAGTATGTTATCCGATTTGGCTCTGCTGATCCCAGTTATCCTGATGGAGAG AGTCAAGAGTTACAAGTGAATCATCCGTTGACTCTGGCACAGAGAGCAGTAGCTGTTGCTTTAGCTCTCTCACTGGATAATGACTATTTCTCAAGACATGGCGGCGT GAGCATTCCTTTCTTTGTGGTCGGAGAATGA
- the LOC113736979 gene encoding altered inheritance rate of mitochondria protein 25 isoform X2 yields the protein MHDQMNCFKGLTCFTKQLKCSTSVLGRLENGVLVAKNDSFLCSLAQRGYVAATSLVRDGYTSAHPQKISNSARDTPWKIKLPFGLSRNTLGPEKCAMSISFRHNHGRNSDPDLSRDFLVQLWVEDNKRLISEENRSRKIRKHLHNDVAPVGSQSSFEVPRGSLEEMKPALEQPPTSQPVTGFLKPTSLEEALVAPLLARSNLLITRDIEWANLTVGFEQENRYAVVDLCYPHSPVGYIREKSNVIARQLLRSRRPFSASITDALGSELFRVRRPFWWITSSIYTEINGKEIGVVHRRWHLWKRIYDLYLGNMQFAVVENPGFWNWTFTLKDINGEVLAEIDRNWRGFGFELFTDAGQYVIRFGSADPSYPDGESQELQVNHPLTLAQRAVAVALALSLDNDYFSRHGGVSIPFFVVGE from the exons ATG CATGACCAGATGAACTGCTTTAAAGGTTTGACTTGTTTCACCAAGCAATTGAAGTGCAGCACCTCTGTGCTCGGACGGCTTGAGAATGGTGTTCTTGTTGCTAAAAATGATAGTTTCCTCTGTTCATTAGCACAAAGAGGATATGTAGCAGCAACATCACTTGTTCGAGATGGATATACAAGTGCACATCCTCAAAAGATATCGAATTCAGCAAGAGATACACCATGGAAGATTAAGCTTCCATTTGGCCTTTCAAGGAATACTTTAGGACCAGAGAAATGTGCAATGTCTATATCTTTTCGACATAACCATGGCAGGAACTCTGATCCAGACTTGAGCAGAGACTTTCTTGTGCAGCTTTGGGTTGAAGATAACAAAAGACTAATTTCTGAagaaaatagaagtcgaaagATTCGCAAGCATCTTCACAATGATGTTGCACCTGTTGGTAGTCAATCTTCCTTTGAAGTTCCACGTGGATCTTTAGAAGAGATGAAGCCAGCCTTGGAGCAACCGCCTACCAGCCAACCTGTCACGGGGTTTCTTAAACCTACGTCTTTAGAGGAG GCTCTGGTTGCTCCTCTTCTTGCAAGATCCAATCTCCTGATTACAAGGGATATAGAATGGGCAAATCTTACTGTTGGTTTTGAGCAG GAGAATCGATATGCGGTAGTTGATCTCTGCTATCCTCACTCA CCTGTAGGTTATATTCGGGAAAAGAGTAATGTCATTGCAAGACAG CTTTTGCGATCAAGGCGTCCTTTCTCTGCGAGTATAACCGATGCTTTGGGTAGCGAACTCTTTAGG GTTCGCAGGCCTTTTTGGTGGATCACCAGTTCAATTTATACTGAGATTAATGGAAAG GAAATTGGTGTTGTTCATAGGAGATGGCATCTTTGGAAGAGAATTTACGATTTATATTTGGG GAATATGCAGTTTGCAGTGGTTGAGAATCCTGGATTCTGGAACTGGACGTTTACTTTGAAGGACATTAATGGAGAAGTGCTGGCTGAAATAGATCGTAACTGGAGGGGTTTTGGTTTTGAG CTTTTTACTGACGCTGGCCAGTATGTTATCCGATTTGGCTCTGCTGATCCCAGTTATCCTGATGGAGAG AGTCAAGAGTTACAAGTGAATCATCCGTTGACTCTGGCACAGAGAGCAGTAGCTGTTGCTTTAGCTCTCTCACTGGATAATGACTATTTCTCAAGACATGGCGGCGT GAGCATTCCTTTCTTTGTGGTCGGAGAATGA